A stretch of the Aegilops tauschii subsp. strangulata cultivar AL8/78 chromosome 4, Aet v6.0, whole genome shotgun sequence genome encodes the following:
- the LOC109772796 gene encoding respiratory burst oxidase homolog protein B codes for MPSWRASLRLTCTRFPKLMIDGPYGAPAQDYREYDVLLLIGLGIGATPLISIVKDVLNHIQRGESVGGTEPDGSGKAKKKPFMTKRAYSYWVTREEGSFEWFRGVMNEVAEKDKDGVIELHNHCSSVYQEGDARSALIVMLQELNHAKKGVDILSGTSVKTHFARPNWRSVFKRIAVNHENQRVGVFYCGEPVLVAQLRQLSADFTHNTNTKFDFHKENF; via the exons ATGCCTTCATGGAGAGCTTCTCTTCGTTTGACATGTACTAGATTCCCTAAACTTATGATCGATGGACCGTATGGTGCGCCAGCACAAGATTACCGGGAATATGATGTGTTGTTGCTCATCGGACTTGGCATCGGAGCCACCCCtttgatcagcattgtgaaggaTGTGCTTAACCACATCCAGCGTGGGGAATCGGTTGGCGGAACAGAGCCGGACGGCAGTGGCAAGGCAAAGAAGAAACCATTCATGACCAAGAGGGCCTACTCCTACTGGGTCACAAGGGAAGAGGGCTCCTTTGAGTGGTTCAGAGGGGTGATGAACGAGGTGGCTGAGAAGGACAAGGACGGAGTGATTGAGCTCCACAACCACTGCTCGAGCGTGTACCAAGAGGGCGATGCTCGTTCCGCGCTCATCGTCATGCTCCAGGAACTCAACCATGCCAAGAAGGGAGTTGATATTCTGTCCGGAACCAGCGTCAAGACCCACTTTGCCAGGCCTAACTGGCGAAGCGTCTTCAAGCGCATCGCGGTCAACCATGAGAACCAACGCGTCG GGGTTTTCTACTGCGGCGAGCCTGTTCTTGTGGCGCAGCTGCGGCAGTTGTCGGCAGACTTCACCCACAATACAAACACAAAGTTTGACTTTCACAAGGAGAATTTCTAG
- the LOC109772797 gene encoding respiratory burst oxidase homolog protein B, giving the protein MPSWRASLRLTCTRFPKLMIDGPYGAPAQDYREYDVLLLIGLGIGATPLISIVKDVLNHIQRGESVGGTEPDGSGKAKKKPFMTKRAYSYWVTREEGSFEWFRGVMNEVAEKDKDGVIELHNHCSSVYQEGDARSALIVMLQELNQAKKGVDILSGTSVKTHFARPNRRSVFKRIAVNHENQRVGVFYCGEPVLVAQLRQLSADFTHNTNTKFDFHKENF; this is encoded by the exons ATGCCTTCATGGAGAGCTTCTCTTCGTTTGACATGTACTAGATTCCCTAAACTTATGATCGATGGACCGTATGGTGCGCCAGCACAAGATTACCGGGAATATGATGTGTTGTTGCTCATCGGACTTGGCATCGGAGCCACCCCtttgatcagcattgtgaaggaTGTGCTTAACCACATCCAGCGTGGGGAATCGGTTGGCGGAACAGAGCCGGACGGCAGTGGCAAGGCAAAGAAGAAACCATTCATGACCAAGAGGGCCTACTCCTACTGGGTCACAAGGGAAGAGGGCTCCTTTGAGTGGTTCAGAGGGGTGATGAACGAGGTGGCTGAGAAGGACAAGGACGGAGTGATTGAGCTCCACAACCACTGCTCGAGCGTGTATCAAGAGGGCGATGCTCGTTCCGCACTCATCGTCATGCTCCAGGAACTCAACCAAGCGAAGAAGGGAGTCGATATTTTGTCCGGAACCAGCGTCAAGACCCACTTTGCCAGGCCTAACAGGCGAAGCGTCTTCAAGCGCATCGCAGTCAACCATGAGAACCAACGCGTCG GGGTTTTCTACTGCGGCGAGCCTGTTCTTGTGGCACAGCTGCGGCAGTTGTCGGCAGACTTCACCCACAATACAAACACAAAGTTTGACTTTCACAAGGAGAATTTCTAA